The following coding sequences are from one Hydra vulgaris chromosome 04, alternate assembly HydraT2T_AEP window:
- the LOC136079882 gene encoding uncharacterized protein LOC136079882, with protein MLEEENTNMHQNLPSVFDGTLCESNQLSASNSRFLGSSLTSIGCSSVRRLLTEVNKGTLHCTAVEKELLISVENLNKKLDTNNALMSQLIGMFKQKSESVLVDEHFGIPVSDEASLLKLNEDIESDKKVMNALSRKLASQGGSTVKGIIWNLIPMVIGPNIEKKINWSGANNKLALKAMPLKKVLLGAVKINHLTSGASAEEVERWLKRYFQLSGDRNGGRKAREERKNSLKK; from the exons ATGTTAGAAGAGGAG AACACAAACATGCATCAAAATTTACCAAGTGTATTTGATGGTACTTTATGCGAAAGCAATCAGTTGTCTGCATCCAATTCTAGG tttttggGATCTTCTTTGACATCCATTGGATGTTCATCTGTGAGGCGGTTACTCACCGAAGTGAACAAAGGAACACTTCACTGCACTG cagTTGAAAAAGAGCTGCTTATTTCAGTAGAAAATCTGAATAAAAAGTTAGATACAAATAATGCTCTAATGAGTCAGCTTATCggaatgtttaaacaaaaaagtgaaTCGGTTTTGGTTGATGAACATTTTGGGATTCCAGTAAGTGATGAGGCAAGTTTGCTCAAATTAAATGAAGACATTGAATCAGACAAGAAAGTAATGAATGCATTG aGCAGAAAATTGGCATCCCAGGGTGGCTCAACAGTTAAGGGAATTATTTGGAATTTAATTCCAATGGTGATTGGTCCCAATATAGAAAAGAAAATCAATTGGTCCGGTGCGAACAATAAACTGGCTTTGAAAGCGAtgccattaaaaaaagttttattgg GTGctgtaaaaataaatcatttaacttCAGGAGCATCAGCAGAAGAGGTTGAACGTTGGCTGAAAAGATATTTTCAGCTTTCCGGTGATAGAAATGGCGGACGTAAAGCTCGGGAGGAACGAAAAAATtccttgaaaaaataa